A region of Vitis vinifera cultivar Pinot Noir 40024 chromosome 13, ASM3070453v1 DNA encodes the following proteins:
- the LOC100255420 gene encoding uncharacterized protein LOC100255420 → MRIGGDLPRWVLILTILHRVSLFSASDVCRLSVLDRYNLYTFSLASPTSKFPHGVLSEDGFYKVAVNETVLWFQLCDGMIFNHDPPTCADCWDCGGPSRCGMDCSALVANNVKGYHVCTTIGRASSVDINLIDKNIPKKGVTVKMSSNGPDVNCSLSVSVICESNGVQGPYSLEQSGTCDYATEMRHPSGCAEIVSVHGRGLGWFSTFLIILFCFLGVYLLVGTVYRFFFLGVRGVDIIPNLGFWTSLPQRTQSSCASLVRKFRGPSQGHRDSYSAVNF, encoded by the exons ATGAGAATCGGAGGCGATCTCCCGAGATGGGTTCTCATACTAACCATTCTACACCGAGTTTCCCTCTTCTCGGCCTCTGATGTCTGCCGACTCAGTGTTCTTGACCGCTACAATCTCTACACCTTTTCTTTGGCTTCTCCCACGTCCAAGTTCCCTCACGGCGTCCTAAGCGAAGATGG GTTTTACAAGGTAGCTGTAAACGAGACCGTGCTCTGGTTTCAG CTTTGCGATGGAATGATTTTTAACCACGATCCACCGACATGTGCTGACTGCTGG GATTGTGGGGGTCCATCACGCTGTGGCATGGATTGTAGTGCGCTTGTGGCTAACAATGTAAAAG GTTATCATGTATGCACAACTATTGGGCGTGCATCAAGTGTAGACATTAATCTAATTG ATAAAAATATCCCAAAGAAGGGTGTCACTGTTAAGATGTCAAGTAATGGTCCAGATGTTAACTGTTCACTCTCCGTATCTGTTATTTGCGAGTCAAATGGAGTTCAA GGACCATATTCACTGGAGCAATCAGGAACCTGTGATTAT GCTACAGAGATGAGGCATCCTTCTGGTTGTGCCGAGATTGTATCTGTTCATGGTAGAGGATTGGGCTGGTTCAGCACCTTCTTAATCAT ATTATTTTGCTTCCTAGGAGTGTATCTGCTGGTTGGTACAGTTTATCGATTTTTCTTCCTTGGAGTTCGTGGTGTAGAC ATCATCCCGAACTTGGGTTTTTGGACCAGCTTACCGCAAAGAACACAG AGTTCGTGTGCATCTCTAGTGCGGAAATTTAGAGGGCCTTCCCAAGGCCATCGGGATTCATATTCTGCAGTCAACTTCTGA
- the LOC100260487 gene encoding DEAD-box ATP-dependent RNA helicase 18 — MAAAPADSSDPNRALTTTRFSELNPPLSEPVLEALTQSGFHFCTPVQAATIPLLCSFKDVAVDAATGSGKTLAFVVPLVEILRRASSAPKPHQVLGVILSPTRELSSQIYNVAQPFISTLPNVKSVLLVGGVEVKSDLKKIEEEGANLLIGTPGRLYDIMERMDVLDFRNLEILILDEADRLLDMGFQKQITSIIARLPKLRRTGLFSATQTEAVEELSKAGLRNPVRVEVRAEAKSLNDSVSSQQLASSKTPSGLNIEYLECEADKKPSQLVDLLIKNKSKKIIIYFMTCACVDYWGVILPRLSVLKGFSLIPLHGKMKQTAREKALASFTSLSSGILLCTDVAARGLDIPGVDCIVQYDPPQDPNVFIHRVGRTARMGRQGSAVVFLLPKEEAYVEFLRIRRVPLQGMTCSSDASDVVPQIRSAAKKDRDVMEKGLRAFVSFVRAYKEHHCSYIFRWKELEIGKLAMGYGLLQLPSMPEVKHHSLSTEGFTPVEDINFEEIKYKDKSREKQRKKNLQAKKAVQDQEPKPQKPNKTPHTAPTVMRKKTAKQRRTAQTIEDEDDLAREYRLLKKLKKGTIDESEFAKLTGTEELL; from the exons ATGGCTGCGGCGCCTGCGGATTCTTCGGACCCAAACAGAGCCCTAACAACCACACGGTTTTCCGAACTCAACCCGCCGCTGTCCGAGCCTGTTCTCGAAGCCCTGACCCAATCCGGTTTTCACTTTTGCACTCCGGTTCAGGCCGCCACCATACCTTTACTCTGCAGCTTCAAGGACGTCGCCGTCGACGCCGCCACCGGTTCGGGAAAAACCCTAGCCTTCGTTGTTCCTCTCGTCGAGATTCTCCGCCGCGCTTCTTCTGCCCCCAAGCCTCACCAG GTGTTGGGGGTAATTCTCTCTCCCACAAGGGAGTTGTCATCACAAATATATAATGTTGCACAACCTTTTATTTCAACATTGCCAAATGTTAAGTCAGTGCTTCTTGTTGGGGGAGTTGAGGTAAAATCTGATttgaagaaaatagaagaggAAGGGGCAAATTTATTGATAGGCACACCTGGACGGCTATATGACATAATGGAACGCATGGATGTCTTGGATTTTCGGAATCTTGAG ATTTTGATTTTGGACGAGGCTGATAGGCTTTTAGATATGGGATTCCAGAAGCAAATTACTTCCATCATTGCTCGCCTACCAAAGCTTCGCAGAACTGGTCTTTTCTCAGCTACTCAAACTGAGGCTGTTGAAGAGCTATCAAAGGCAGGACTGAGAAATCCTGTGAGGGTTGAAGTTCGAGCAGAGGCAAAATCACTTAATGATTCTGTATCATCACAACAATTAGCTTCTTCTAAAACACCTTCAGGCCTTAACATCGAG tatttggaATGCGAAGCAGATAAGAAACCGTCACAGCTTGTTGACTTGCTTATTAAGAACAagtccaaaaaaattataat CTACTTCATGACTTGTGCTTGTGTTGATTACTGGGGAGTCATTCTTCCACGTCTCTCTGTTCTGAAGGGTTTCTCTTTGATCCCTCTTCATGGGAAAATGAAGCAG ACTGCAAGGGAGAAAGCATTGGCTTCATTTACATCTCTTTCAAGTGGTATTCTTCTATGTACCGATGTTGCAGCTCGTGGACTTGACATTCCTGGCGTTGATTGCATAGTGCAG TATGATCCCCCTCAAGATCCAAATGTCTTCATACACAGAGTTGGTCGGACTGCTCGGATGGGCAGACAAGGAAGTGCTGTTGTTTTTCTATTACCAAAG GAAGAAGCTTATGTAGAATTTCTGCGTATAAGAAGGGTTCCTCTTCAAGGAATGACATGCTCTAGTGATGCTTCTGATGTTGTTCCTCAG ATTCGGTCTGCCGCCAAAAAGGATCGTGATGTTATGGAGAAGGGGCTCAGGGCATTTGTTTCATTTGTGCGTGCATATAAAGAgcatcattgctcctacatttTCAG GTGGAAAGAACTTGAAATCGGGAAATTGGCCATGGGATATGGCTTATTACAGCTCCCTTCAATGCCAGAGGTAAAGCATCACTCGCTGTCCACTGAGGGTTTCACCCCAGTTGAAGATATTAATTTTGAGGAGATCAAGTATAA GGACAAATCTCgtgaaaagcaaagaaaaaagaatcttCAGGCCAAGAAAGCGGTACAAGACCAAGAACCAAAACCCCAGAAACCCAACAAAACTCCACATACAGCACCTACTGTCATGAGGAAGAAAACAGCCAAGCAGAGGCGCACAGCCCAGACAATCGAAGACGAGGATGACTTGGCACGAGAGTACCGGCTGCTGAAAAAGCTCAAGAAGGGGACAATTGATGAAAGTGAATTTGCGAAGTTAACAGGAACTGAAGAGTTGCTTTGA